The following is a genomic window from Sphingobacterium spiritivorum.
GCTTCTATAAAGCCAACCTACTCTCCTTTTTAAGTTGGAAATCAAAAGGAAACTATAACATCTAAAATATTTACAGACTTTAAAAACGGAACCTATTCCCTCCCCTTTTCAAGGAGAGGGTTAGGGAGAGGTTTGGCTTTTACGATTATGAAAGGTTAAGAACTCAAATCAGCGTCATTTGGCGTCCCCGCCAAATGATAAAACCAGAATTATCATATTGCCGGTGAGGACACCGGCAGACGCGATCAGCAACACTTATCCATGCTAAAGCTCTCCCGTTACTCTTTTTAGGGTGAAGTTTCTCACTTTTATTATTTAACCTCTCTGCCCTTCGGGCATCTCTCCTTGAAAAAGAGAAAATGGTTATAATAAAAAAAAACCAGGCCTTAACTGACGTAAGACCTGGTTTTGAATAAGTTTATAATGTAATTAGTATGGTTTCTCTGTCACAAATATGCATACTATTATTTAAATCAGCAAATTATTTATTCATATCGGACAAAATTTTTAAATTTCCTGATGAAAAAACTGATTAAAGAAGGCCATTTGATAATCAATAGACTGCGCCCAGTACTTCCAATCGTGTTTTCCTGGTAATGTAAGGAAATGATGTTCGATATTAAGGTATTGTAACTTTTCATGCAACTTCACATTTACCGGGTAGAAAAAATCCCCGTAACCGCAGTCGATAAACAATTTAAGACTTCCGGGTGTAAGCAGATGAGTCATTTCAATAACTGATCTTTTGCTCCATTCTTCCGGTTTTTGCGCCTGAGTACCTATACGCTCTCTAATACTCCAGTTATTTGCAAATGGCAGAATATCGACTCCGCCTGAAGTACTTCCTGCAGCACCATAAACATCCTGATGTTTAAATGCCAGAGAAAGAGCGCCATGCCCCCCCATACTTAATCCTGTAATACCTCTGCCTGAACGATCTTTACAGGTTGGATACTTCCTGTCTATCTCGCTGACCAACTCGCCGGAAACAAATGTTTCATATTGATAGTTCGGCTGACCTTCGATATCCCAATACCAGCTGTCATATCCTCCGTCCGGACACACTACGATATAATTGTACCGA
Proteins encoded in this region:
- a CDS encoding alpha/beta hydrolase; translated protein: MTKTIKHILWTTLFFTFCQLTYAAQVDTLSIQSVRMNKKIKTVVILPDNYQKSTSLPVLYLLHGWSGSYSNWVTKVPHIKQLVDRYNYIVVCPDGGYDSWYWDIEGQPNYQYETFVSGELVSEIDRKYPTCKDRSGRGITGLSMGGHGALSLAFKHQDVYGAAGSTSGGVDILPFANNWSIRERIGTQAQKPEEWSKRSVIEMTHLLTPGSLKLFIDCGYGDFFYPVNVKLHEKLQYLNIEHHFLTLPGKHDWKYWAQSIDYQMAFFNQFFHQEI